In Centroberyx gerrardi isolate f3 chromosome 20, fCenGer3.hap1.cur.20231027, whole genome shotgun sequence, a genomic segment contains:
- the rnf157 gene encoding E3 ubiquitin ligase RNF157 isoform X4, with protein MGALTSRQNIGVEEVDIPSNSVYRYPPKSGSYFASHFIMGGEKFDSTHPEGYLFGENTDLNFLGTRPVAFPYAAPPPQEPVKTLRSLINIRKDTLRLVRCSEDLKLPGEEAAGKNRACYNIEFTFDADTQVAITIYYQAIEEFHNGVPIYLPQDSSLQSETVHFKRGVCQQFCLPSHSVNLSEWADDELLFDMDKEVFPMVVQAVVDEGEDHMGHSHVLLATFEKHMDGSYCVKPLKQKQVVDGVSYLLQEIYGIENKYNSQESKVADDEISDNSAECVVCLSDVRDTLILPCRHLCLCNACADTLRYQANCCPICRLPFRALLQIRAMRKKLSPLSPTSFNPVITSQTSDSEEHSASEHIPPGYEAVSLLEALNGPLNTSPAAPPLHSGPSHVSGALPPYSSETHPAPARSLSPLDHSNSSQGLKLKKSGSKSLSQNSSVLPEEEDEKSCSESEVQACRRKLAVDQQECGVTPESENLTLSSSGAIDQSSCTGTPLSSTITSPEDPVSSSLAQSVMSMASSHSQHSHISTDTMSSMSGSYLAGAEGEPEGDEGGDAEGEENQDAPMESRGPSQQDGEFPKDPKEQNYSVAVSEEQDSEGNDVTEEDCPSPAHEKDEDSCPVHIED; from the exons ATGGGAGCTTTAACGAGCAGACAAAACATAGGCGTGGAAGAAGTGGACATTCCGTCCAATTCGGTGTACCGTTATCCACCGAAATCTG GGAGTTACTTTGCCAGCCATTTCATCATGGGGGGAGAGAAGTTTGACTCCACCCATCCGGAGGGTTACCTGTTTGGGGAAAACACCGACCTTAATTTCCTGGGGACCAGACCAGTAGCG ttccCGTACGCGGCCCCTCCGCCTCAGGAACCAGTGAAGACGTTACGAAGCCTTATAAACATCCGTAAGGACACGCTGCGGCTCGTACG GTGCAGCGAGGACCTGAAGCTGCCCGGCGAGGAGGCGGCGGGGAAGAACAGAGCCTGCTATAACATTGAGTTCACCTTCGACGCCGACACGCAGGTGGCCATCACCATCTACTACCAGGCTATAGAGGAGTTTCACAACGGAGTGCCAAT TTACCTGCCCCAGGACAGCTCTCTGCAGTCAGAGACGGTGCACTTTAAGAGAGGAGTTTGCCAGCAGTTCTGCCTGCCCTCACACTCTGTCAACCTCAGCGAATGGGCCGATGACGAG CTGCTGTTTGACATGGACAAGGAGGTCTTCCCCATGGTGGTGCAGGCCGTGGTAGACGAGGGGGAAG ACCATATGGGCCACTCTCATGTGCTGCTGGCTACGTTTGAAAAG CACATGGACGGGAGCTACTGTGTGAAGCCTCTGAAGCAGAAACAAGTG GTGGATGGAGTGAGTTATCTGCTGCAGGAGATCTATGGTATCGAGAACAAATACAACAGCCAAGAATCAAAG GTTGCGGATGATGAGATCAGCGACAACAGTGcggagtgtgtggtgtgtttgtcgGATGTGCGAGACACACTCATCCTGCCATGCAGACATCTATGTCTGTGCAACGCCTGCGCAGACACGCTGCGCTACCAGGCCAACTGCTGCCCCATCTGCAGACTGC CATTCCGAGCTCTGCTGCAGATCCGAGCCATGAGGAAGAAGCTGAGTCCTCTGTCCCCCACCAGCTTTAACCCCGTCATCACCTCCCAGACCTCCGACTCAGAGGAACACTCG GCGTCGGAGCACATCCCTCCGGGCTACGAGGCGGTGTCTCTGCTGGAGGCGCTGAACGGGCCCCTCAACACGTCCCCGGCCGCTCCCCCTCTGCACTCCGGTCCAAGCCACGTCTCCGGAGCGCTGCCCCCCTACAGCAGCGAGACCCACCCCGCCCCGgctcgctccctctcccccctgGACCACTCCAACTCCAGCCAGGGACTCAAACTCAAGAAGAGCGGCTCCAA GTCACTTTCCCAGAATTCTTCTGTGCTCcctgaagaggaggatgagaagtcTTGCAGTGAATCTGAGGTTCAGGCCTGCCGCCGCAAACTAGCTGTGGACcagcaggag TGCGGTGTGACTCCAGAGAGTGAAAACCTGACCCTCTCCTCGTCTGGAGCCATCGACCAGTCATCCTGCACCGGAACCCCACTCTCCTCCACCATCACCTCCCCTGaag ACCCAGTGAGCAGCAGCCTGGCCCAGTCAGTGATGTCCATGGCCTCGTCCCACTCCCAGCACTCCCACATCAGCACTGACACCATGTCCTCCATGTCAGGGTCCTACCTGGCCGGGGCCGAGGGGGAGCCCGAGGGGGACGAGGGGGGCGACGCGGAGGGCGAGGAGAACCAGGACGCCCCCATGGAGAGCCGAGGACCCTCGCAGCAGGACggg gAATTTCCCAAGGACCCAAAGGAACAAAACTACTCAGTGGCTGTGTCAGAGGAGCAGGACTCAGAG GGAAACGATGTCACCGAGGAGGACTGCCCCTCCCCGGCTCATGAGAAAG
- the rnf157 gene encoding E3 ubiquitin ligase RNF157 isoform X3 translates to MGALTSRQNIGVEEVDIPSNSVYRYPPKSGSYFASHFIMGGEKFDSTHPEGYLFGENTDLNFLGTRPVAFPYAAPPPQEPVKTLRSLINIRKDTLRLVRCSEDLKLPGEEAAGKNRACYNIEFTFDADTQVAITIYYQAIEEFHNGVPIYLPQDSSLQSETVHFKRGVCQQFCLPSHSVNLSEWADDELLFDMDKEVFPMVVQAVVDEGEDHMGHSHVLLATFEKHMDGSYCVKPLKQKQVVDGVSYLLQEIYGIENKYNSQESKVADDEISDNSAECVVCLSDVRDTLILPCRHLCLCNACADTLRYQANCCPICRLPFRALLQIRAMRKKLSPLSPTSFNPVITSQTSDSEEHSASEHIPPGYEAVSLLEALNGPLNTSPAAPPLHSGPSHVSGALPPYSSETHPAPARSLSPLDHSNSSQGLKLKKSGSKSLSQNSSVLPEEEDEKSCSESEVQACRRKLAVDQQECGVTPESENLTLSSSGAIDQSSCTGTPLSSTITSPEDPVSSSLAQSVMSMASSHSQHSHISTDTMSSMSGSYLAGAEGEPEGDEGGDAEGEENQDAPMESRGPSQQDGEFPKDPKEQNYSVAVSEEQDSEGNDVTEEDCPSPAHEKGGRSRCPELANNNQGVALCDTPSLGLDNEQAPDSRFADEDSCPVHIED, encoded by the exons ATGGGAGCTTTAACGAGCAGACAAAACATAGGCGTGGAAGAAGTGGACATTCCGTCCAATTCGGTGTACCGTTATCCACCGAAATCTG GGAGTTACTTTGCCAGCCATTTCATCATGGGGGGAGAGAAGTTTGACTCCACCCATCCGGAGGGTTACCTGTTTGGGGAAAACACCGACCTTAATTTCCTGGGGACCAGACCAGTAGCG ttccCGTACGCGGCCCCTCCGCCTCAGGAACCAGTGAAGACGTTACGAAGCCTTATAAACATCCGTAAGGACACGCTGCGGCTCGTACG GTGCAGCGAGGACCTGAAGCTGCCCGGCGAGGAGGCGGCGGGGAAGAACAGAGCCTGCTATAACATTGAGTTCACCTTCGACGCCGACACGCAGGTGGCCATCACCATCTACTACCAGGCTATAGAGGAGTTTCACAACGGAGTGCCAAT TTACCTGCCCCAGGACAGCTCTCTGCAGTCAGAGACGGTGCACTTTAAGAGAGGAGTTTGCCAGCAGTTCTGCCTGCCCTCACACTCTGTCAACCTCAGCGAATGGGCCGATGACGAG CTGCTGTTTGACATGGACAAGGAGGTCTTCCCCATGGTGGTGCAGGCCGTGGTAGACGAGGGGGAAG ACCATATGGGCCACTCTCATGTGCTGCTGGCTACGTTTGAAAAG CACATGGACGGGAGCTACTGTGTGAAGCCTCTGAAGCAGAAACAAGTG GTGGATGGAGTGAGTTATCTGCTGCAGGAGATCTATGGTATCGAGAACAAATACAACAGCCAAGAATCAAAG GTTGCGGATGATGAGATCAGCGACAACAGTGcggagtgtgtggtgtgtttgtcgGATGTGCGAGACACACTCATCCTGCCATGCAGACATCTATGTCTGTGCAACGCCTGCGCAGACACGCTGCGCTACCAGGCCAACTGCTGCCCCATCTGCAGACTGC CATTCCGAGCTCTGCTGCAGATCCGAGCCATGAGGAAGAAGCTGAGTCCTCTGTCCCCCACCAGCTTTAACCCCGTCATCACCTCCCAGACCTCCGACTCAGAGGAACACTCG GCGTCGGAGCACATCCCTCCGGGCTACGAGGCGGTGTCTCTGCTGGAGGCGCTGAACGGGCCCCTCAACACGTCCCCGGCCGCTCCCCCTCTGCACTCCGGTCCAAGCCACGTCTCCGGAGCGCTGCCCCCCTACAGCAGCGAGACCCACCCCGCCCCGgctcgctccctctcccccctgGACCACTCCAACTCCAGCCAGGGACTCAAACTCAAGAAGAGCGGCTCCAA GTCACTTTCCCAGAATTCTTCTGTGCTCcctgaagaggaggatgagaagtcTTGCAGTGAATCTGAGGTTCAGGCCTGCCGCCGCAAACTAGCTGTGGACcagcaggag TGCGGTGTGACTCCAGAGAGTGAAAACCTGACCCTCTCCTCGTCTGGAGCCATCGACCAGTCATCCTGCACCGGAACCCCACTCTCCTCCACCATCACCTCCCCTGaag ACCCAGTGAGCAGCAGCCTGGCCCAGTCAGTGATGTCCATGGCCTCGTCCCACTCCCAGCACTCCCACATCAGCACTGACACCATGTCCTCCATGTCAGGGTCCTACCTGGCCGGGGCCGAGGGGGAGCCCGAGGGGGACGAGGGGGGCGACGCGGAGGGCGAGGAGAACCAGGACGCCCCCATGGAGAGCCGAGGACCCTCGCAGCAGGACggg gAATTTCCCAAGGACCCAAAGGAACAAAACTACTCAGTGGCTGTGTCAGAGGAGCAGGACTCAGAG GGAAACGATGTCACCGAGGAGGACTGCCCCTCCCCGGCTCATGAGAAAG